In Actinoplanes derwentensis, the following proteins share a genomic window:
- a CDS encoding GGDEF domain-containing protein: MNRLPVLVSPYGPFAGIALRVHDLTMRGHHTETLLAADEAEAVAELLGDQRTRRISRQARMYALGALGRLDEALLIAEELVAEQSTLGGPKATDAKIMADAAEVLIHLGCIDDGLHYMAKALAVLKVAPRRSMRYFSAMASLAEAAQSAELYELADDAMRQAIEAFDVTDVQYRASASLAHVELWVEWALRLEQVGRAEEAAVLFRKSTTELEFWFGEGLDSPIGVAVLAICHAKGGRIPEALALVADLLPNMRATGQHHEARLLHLAHGLALRADGEWRAAGREFRAALQLSVLRSQKLFFQYEVAVTAALEFPGETTQAILEALQGHVDALWQLRMDRRTMLRQAFRRVELEAARTTADLAASSDALTGLGNRRMFDRRINAVTSGESLLLIDVDHFKGINDRYSHGVGDRVLSEIAAVLHAHCRHGEAAIRFGGDEFAMFLAVGEQEARQIAARIRGVLRSRDWDTIMPGLTVTLSMGLAEYRFGEAGPDLYNRADAGLYAAKVSGRDQLATV; this comes from the coding sequence ATGAACCGCCTGCCGGTGCTGGTGTCGCCGTACGGTCCCTTCGCCGGCATCGCGTTGCGGGTCCATGACCTCACCATGCGCGGGCACCACACCGAGACGCTGCTCGCCGCGGACGAGGCCGAAGCGGTCGCGGAGCTGCTCGGCGACCAGCGCACCCGCCGGATCAGCCGCCAGGCCCGGATGTATGCCCTCGGCGCTCTCGGCCGGCTCGACGAGGCACTGCTCATCGCCGAGGAACTGGTCGCCGAACAGAGCACCCTGGGCGGCCCGAAGGCCACCGACGCCAAGATCATGGCGGACGCCGCCGAGGTACTGATCCACCTCGGCTGCATCGACGACGGACTGCACTACATGGCCAAGGCCCTGGCCGTGCTGAAGGTGGCGCCACGCCGGAGCATGCGGTACTTCTCCGCGATGGCTTCGCTGGCCGAGGCCGCCCAGAGCGCCGAGCTGTACGAACTCGCCGACGACGCCATGCGCCAGGCGATCGAGGCCTTCGACGTGACCGACGTCCAGTACCGCGCCTCCGCCTCACTCGCCCACGTGGAGCTGTGGGTGGAGTGGGCTCTGCGATTGGAACAGGTGGGCCGGGCCGAGGAGGCGGCGGTCCTGTTCCGCAAGAGCACCACGGAGCTGGAGTTCTGGTTCGGTGAGGGTCTGGACTCCCCGATCGGTGTGGCGGTTCTCGCGATCTGTCACGCCAAGGGCGGCCGGATCCCCGAGGCCTTGGCCCTGGTCGCCGACCTGCTGCCCAACATGCGCGCGACCGGCCAGCACCACGAGGCCCGCCTGCTGCATCTCGCGCACGGGCTGGCACTGCGCGCCGACGGCGAGTGGCGGGCGGCCGGGCGCGAGTTCCGGGCCGCGCTGCAGCTCTCGGTGCTGCGTTCCCAGAAACTCTTCTTTCAGTACGAGGTGGCGGTCACCGCCGCACTCGAGTTCCCCGGCGAAACGACCCAGGCGATCCTCGAAGCGCTGCAAGGCCACGTCGACGCGCTGTGGCAGCTGCGGATGGACCGGCGCACCATGCTGCGCCAGGCGTTCCGCCGGGTGGAATTGGAAGCCGCCCGGACGACCGCTGACCTGGCCGCCAGCTCGGACGCCCTGACCGGGCTCGGTAACCGGCGGATGTTCGACCGCCGGATCAACGCGGTCACGAGCGGCGAATCCCTGCTGCTCATCGACGTGGACCACTTCAAAGGCATCAACGACCGCTACTCGCACGGCGTCGGCGACCGCGTGCTCAGCGAGATCGCCGCGGTGTTGCACGCACACTGCCGCCACGGCGAGGCGGCGATCCGTTTCGGCGGCGACGAGTTCGCCATGTTCCTCGCCGTCGGCGAGCAGGAGGCCCGGCAGATCGCCGCACGCATCCGCGGTGTGCTCCGGTCCCGCGACTGGGACACCATCATGCCGGGCCTGACGGTCACCCTGAGCATGGGCTTGGCCGAGTACCGCTTCGGCGAAGCCGGTCCCGACCTGTACAACCGGGCGGACGCCGGCCTGTACGCCGCCAAGGTCTCCGGCCGTGACCAACTGGCCACCGTCTGA
- a CDS encoding DUF998 domain-containing protein: MTRIRLTAVAAALAVASGTAMMVFTLGTGPGRWWQGYVSEAGTAGQPYAVTYRWGLITLALGVALLSVARSAAPRRAGPPSGIRRRLAGTFWLRGSLGPLLDGTVTVWALAVAAVLAAVSGAVPCSDQCPLPPYEPTTIADVVHAGASVVGMVVLAAAMATMWFSAPERAVRWLAGAAVLPTVPLGAVLAVTMLVVGRGTLGAVVERLVLLIAVAWLVGVALLTARPVRESTPPPRPGR; the protein is encoded by the coding sequence ATGACACGGATCCGGCTCACGGCTGTCGCCGCCGCCCTGGCGGTGGCGAGCGGCACCGCCATGATGGTGTTCACGCTGGGCACCGGGCCCGGGCGCTGGTGGCAGGGGTACGTCAGCGAGGCCGGCACTGCCGGTCAGCCTTATGCGGTCACGTATCGCTGGGGACTGATCACGCTGGCCCTCGGCGTCGCACTGTTGAGCGTGGCCCGATCAGCGGCACCGCGCCGGGCCGGGCCACCGTCCGGAATACGGCGCCGGCTGGCGGGGACGTTCTGGTTACGAGGGTCGCTCGGGCCGCTGCTCGACGGCACGGTGACGGTGTGGGCTCTCGCGGTCGCCGCCGTCCTCGCGGCAGTCTCGGGAGCGGTGCCGTGCAGTGACCAGTGCCCGCTGCCGCCGTACGAACCGACGACCATCGCCGATGTCGTCCACGCGGGGGCGAGTGTCGTCGGCATGGTGGTGCTGGCGGCGGCGATGGCGACGATGTGGTTCTCGGCCCCGGAACGCGCCGTCCGATGGCTCGCGGGTGCAGCGGTCCTGCCGACTGTTCCGCTCGGGGCAGTGCTGGCGGTGACGATGCTGGTCGTCGGGCGAGGAACTCTGGGTGCCGTGGTGGAACGTCTGGTACTGCTGATCGCCGTGGCCTGGCTGGTCGGCGTGGCCCTGCTCACCGCCCGGCCGGTCCGGGAGTCCACTCCCCCGCCGCGGCCGGGACGCTGA
- a CDS encoding GH92 family glycosyl hydrolase — protein sequence MTGWSAGRTLRTVLVATVVLMPSAAIASPAEISAFDAVDQFIGTELDTTQNKSNDAYGNTYPGASVPFGMVQPSPTTWAEGNANVGQKGGYEYTASLIRGFGMTRHSGTGCTGRFGGYEFPTIPYAGGLAGGVLPSSPASAIKDYYLPFSHANEQSQPGYYGVTLDNGVEVELTATARTAVSRFDFPKSGDSTLILDVSGPNNRTFGSEVFVDAATRTVSGWMYGTDVCDVGNLYKAYFSTTYDHEFSSFGTWTDEAMTVGSTHAVKSTTDTGVDYRHDTGAWLTFPQGAKVVAKTGFSYVSVANAALNRDTEVGRDGFNDVKHDAKKLWKDALGTIDADGGTSEQRTKFYTALYHSFLHPNVREDVNGQYLGFDDQVHLIDRGHHFYKNVNFAGSGWDAYRSQVQLLALTFPQVANDINRSIVALTQQKGTWAPGAARMQGDNYQVILATLDDMGATDYDRAAALASMKATQTLPATKTTRSDGYQYFSTGLIENAKGDFATSRVLEYSIDDFAIAQLAQRLGDTEAYEYFSGRSQNWMNVFDPVSKHLIPRSRNGFDRSFDLRVRDDSAGRGQFNQSTGYQYGWLVPHNLSTLVAARGGIAESTIALDKLMERLDAGAYTQTGNYLSNQPAFGTPWVYHWLQAPAKATDVLYRAVSEMYDVSPSGLPGNDDQGALSAWYVFANIGLYPAVYGTGDLVISGPMFDEITINPAAAPSRKIKIKAAGTASGARYVNGLRVNGKAQTASWIDSTFLTEGGTLDFTMKSTADSWGTGAADVPPSYTDGADARNNAGTTPDGKGNLGSLDLSDWSLSRTSLAAAGVTPGATVPGTSFTWPTAEPGKPDNWIPHGQKITVGGSGRTLSVLGLSTNGPATGTAVVTYTDGTSQNVPLTLSDWAANPAAGETTAVTLTGRNNVNGTAGTGTFRIFASAPATLDPARTVASVTLPANTDKGIMHIFDVAVS from the coding sequence ATGACTGGCTGGAGTGCTGGGCGCACCCTGCGGACGGTCCTGGTGGCGACCGTGGTTCTGATGCCGTCGGCGGCGATCGCGTCGCCCGCGGAGATCTCGGCGTTCGACGCCGTCGACCAATTCATCGGCACCGAGTTGGACACCACGCAGAACAAGAGCAACGACGCTTACGGGAACACGTATCCCGGCGCGTCGGTGCCGTTCGGCATGGTCCAGCCGAGCCCGACGACCTGGGCCGAGGGCAATGCCAACGTCGGGCAGAAGGGCGGGTACGAGTACACCGCCTCGCTGATCCGCGGATTCGGGATGACCCGCCATTCCGGAACCGGCTGCACCGGCCGATTCGGCGGGTACGAGTTCCCGACCATTCCGTATGCCGGTGGGCTGGCCGGCGGTGTCCTGCCGTCCAGCCCGGCCTCGGCGATCAAGGACTATTACCTGCCGTTCAGTCACGCCAACGAACAGTCGCAACCCGGCTACTACGGCGTGACGCTGGACAACGGCGTCGAGGTGGAACTGACGGCCACCGCCCGGACCGCGGTCAGCCGATTCGATTTCCCGAAGAGCGGGGATTCGACGCTGATCCTGGACGTCTCCGGGCCGAACAACCGGACGTTCGGCAGCGAGGTGTTCGTGGACGCCGCCACCCGGACCGTCTCGGGCTGGATGTACGGAACCGACGTCTGTGATGTGGGAAACCTCTACAAGGCCTACTTCTCCACCACGTACGACCACGAATTCTCGTCTTTCGGCACCTGGACCGACGAAGCGATGACCGTCGGCTCCACGCACGCGGTCAAGAGCACCACCGACACGGGTGTGGACTACCGTCACGACACCGGCGCGTGGCTCACCTTCCCGCAGGGCGCCAAGGTCGTCGCGAAGACCGGTTTCAGCTACGTCAGCGTCGCGAACGCGGCTCTCAACCGGGATACCGAGGTCGGCCGGGACGGTTTCAACGACGTCAAGCACGACGCCAAGAAGCTGTGGAAGGACGCCCTCGGCACGATCGACGCCGACGGCGGGACATCTGAGCAGCGCACCAAGTTCTACACCGCGCTCTACCACTCGTTCCTGCACCCTAACGTGCGGGAGGACGTGAACGGTCAGTACCTGGGCTTCGACGACCAGGTGCACCTGATCGATCGCGGTCACCACTTCTACAAGAACGTCAACTTCGCCGGGTCGGGCTGGGACGCGTACCGCAGCCAGGTTCAGCTCCTGGCGCTGACGTTCCCGCAGGTCGCGAACGACATCAACAGGTCGATCGTGGCGCTCACCCAGCAGAAGGGCACCTGGGCGCCCGGCGCGGCCCGCATGCAGGGCGACAACTACCAGGTCATCCTGGCGACACTCGACGACATGGGTGCGACCGATTACGACCGGGCGGCGGCGCTCGCGTCCATGAAGGCCACCCAGACCCTTCCGGCCACGAAAACCACCCGGTCGGACGGCTACCAGTACTTCTCCACCGGCCTGATCGAGAACGCCAAGGGGGATTTCGCCACGTCGCGCGTCCTCGAATACTCGATCGACGATTTCGCCATCGCGCAGCTCGCGCAGCGACTCGGTGACACCGAGGCCTACGAGTATTTCTCGGGGCGGTCGCAGAACTGGATGAACGTGTTCGACCCGGTGTCGAAACACCTCATTCCGCGGTCGCGGAACGGGTTCGATCGGAGTTTCGACCTGCGGGTCCGCGACGATTCCGCCGGTCGCGGGCAGTTCAACCAATCTACCGGCTATCAGTACGGCTGGTTGGTGCCGCACAATCTGTCGACACTGGTCGCGGCTCGGGGCGGGATCGCGGAGTCCACGATCGCGCTCGACAAGCTGATGGAGCGGCTGGACGCCGGGGCGTACACCCAGACCGGAAACTATCTGTCGAATCAGCCGGCGTTCGGGACCCCGTGGGTCTACCACTGGTTGCAAGCGCCGGCCAAGGCGACGGACGTCCTCTACCGGGCTGTCTCCGAGATGTACGATGTCTCGCCGTCCGGCCTGCCGGGCAATGACGACCAGGGCGCGCTGAGTGCCTGGTACGTATTCGCCAACATCGGGCTCTATCCTGCCGTCTACGGCACGGGTGATCTGGTGATCAGCGGCCCGATGTTCGACGAGATCACCATCAACCCGGCAGCCGCCCCCTCCCGCAAGATCAAGATCAAGGCGGCGGGTACGGCTTCCGGCGCCCGCTACGTCAACGGTCTCCGCGTCAACGGCAAGGCGCAGACCGCGTCCTGGATCGACAGCACGTTCCTGACCGAGGGTGGCACCCTCGACTTCACCATGAAATCCACGGCCGACAGCTGGGGCACCGGCGCCGCCGACGTTCCGCCCTCCTACACCGACGGCGCGGACGCGCGCAACAACGCCGGCACCACCCCCGACGGCAAGGGAAACCTCGGTTCGCTGGACCTCAGCGACTGGTCCCTGTCCCGTACGTCGCTGGCCGCGGCCGGCGTGACACCCGGCGCGACCGTGCCCGGGACGTCCTTCACCTGGCCCACCGCCGAGCCGGGTAAGCCGGACAACTGGATCCCGCACGGCCAGAAGATCACCGTCGGCGGATCCGGCCGCACACTGTCCGTCCTCGGCCTGTCCACCAACGGCCCCGCCACCGGAACCGCGGTGGTCACCTACACCGACGGCACCAGCCAGAACGTCCCGCTCACCCTGAGCGACTGGGCGGCGAACCCGGCCGCGGGCGAGACCACGGCGGTCACCCTCACCGGGCGCAACAACGTCAACGGCACCGCCGGAACCGGCACCTTCCGCATCTTCGCCTCCGCCCCGGCCACCCTGGACCCGGCCAGGACGGTGGCGTCGGTGACCCTGCCCGCGAACACCGACAAGGGCATCATGCACATCTTCGACGTCGCGGTCAGCTGA
- a CDS encoding serine/threonine-protein kinase produces the protein MIKPLRPDDPGALGQYQLIGRLGSGGMGSVFLGRAPDGRRVAIKMGRAEHMDEAEFRGRFRSEVTRSRQVPPLATAAVLDADPGHDPPYLVIEYVDGPNLAALVREQGPLAGATLHRTATGLATALTAIHGAGVIHRDLKPDNVLVAPDGVKVIDFGIAQAFEVTSRHTKPDHLVGTITYMAPERFDPAGGQSLTAAADVFAWGAVVTFAATGRTPFAGDSASAIAMRILSGTPDLTGLPGWLRPLVERALTRDPARRPTARELLDALLRGEQPVSAKKREWSLRTILGRR, from the coding sequence ATGATCAAGCCGCTGCGGCCGGATGACCCGGGCGCGCTCGGGCAGTACCAGTTGATCGGCCGGCTCGGCTCGGGCGGGATGGGTTCGGTCTTCCTCGGCCGGGCACCGGACGGCCGCCGGGTGGCGATCAAGATGGGCCGCGCTGAGCACATGGACGAGGCCGAGTTCCGGGGACGGTTCCGCAGTGAGGTGACGCGGTCCCGGCAGGTTCCGCCGCTGGCCACCGCCGCGGTGCTGGACGCGGATCCCGGTCACGACCCGCCGTACCTGGTCATCGAGTACGTCGACGGCCCCAACCTCGCCGCCCTGGTCCGCGAGCAGGGGCCGCTCGCCGGGGCCACCCTGCACCGGACCGCCACCGGCCTGGCCACCGCGTTGACCGCGATCCACGGCGCGGGGGTGATCCACCGTGATCTGAAGCCGGACAACGTGCTGGTCGCGCCGGACGGCGTCAAGGTCATCGACTTCGGGATCGCCCAGGCGTTCGAGGTGACCAGCCGGCACACCAAACCTGATCACCTGGTCGGCACGATCACGTACATGGCGCCGGAACGCTTCGACCCGGCGGGCGGGCAGTCGCTGACCGCGGCCGCCGACGTGTTCGCCTGGGGTGCGGTGGTGACGTTCGCGGCGACCGGCCGTACCCCGTTCGCCGGGGACTCGGCGTCGGCGATCGCTATGCGCATCCTCAGCGGCACTCCGGACCTGACCGGGCTGCCGGGATGGCTGCGGCCGCTGGTCGAGCGGGCACTGACCCGGGATCCGGCGCGGCGGCCCACCGCGAGAGAGCTGCTCGACGCCCTTCTCCGCGGGGAGCAGCCGGTATCCGCGAAGAAACGGGAGTGGAGTCTCCGGACGATTCTCGGGCGCCGCTGA
- a CDS encoding ABC transporter permease, translated as MFALVFDAVRARTAQVLTIFVLTTLAATVAAAGPWYAYASATRAAEAQLSAASAAQRNVSIQTETDTQNDAAGALRRFADLAAGELSSSLDQPVRGIQLRLSVTRAGGDANMAVAYRDDLCQYVRLDGPCPSAPFQIAVSNTTAQNLGLEIGDKLTLLGRLSAPFQFTVVARYSMRDPTDPYWSNPLFRAEVRGLDPVFTPVETFGSGGFSQPTLTYDVQVPPDLIRGDGGQRLGVALADAEARLNLDRLRMITGIGTVLKRIAEDRDTVRRGVLTVGLQTLILTWFAIGIAGRCTGRDRRTDLALLKLRGVSRGGILRLAWGQHLVPLLLGVLAGAPAGLLLAGGLAGSVPPGDRGAALLLVGAAVAAVLLGSLLVLSIGEALVLRQPVAVLLQRSAMERADWRSTLVDQVLAAVAAAAVYQARSGGPEDGLKAAAPALAALAVALLAARLLVRVADRAGGVALRGGRLRLGLTTVLVSRQHGVDRVFALIVVAVAIFVTAAGGLAADRTVRADRSAAELGAARVLKVEAPNRTALLAAVRRADPGGLEAMAVVADTTTIPPVLAVDTTRLAAVAEWRPEFGPVGLLPDATAAGSVKPLPMVTGDRLTLRTRYEGTAPVTVELLLQHEGTGLPVQVDFGVLDPGEGTVSAPAPGCAAAPGCRLVRWGLTVPGWRSTWNPLPPDTVVTLQSLRQDGPAVEVLDPAGFGDVGWWRPAIGGVAIDIATTEDGLRLSADRNELAVPVSGTEVWASDTSMPVPVVLAGEAPAEWRLTDPLLSSFGQVPARVAGTARALPGLGTTGILVDLDATRRVAGESEPPGQFQVWLSAGARAGLVADLTAAGLTVIRDDSVAGRSAVLGRQGPAAVARFGSLAGLVVLLLAAATTAVAVAVDRPMLRGHLEALRLQGIPAPVAVTTGCAGTAALVLAGLSVGVFAASMAGPLTRIVVPPFTDGWAVLPPPATLSGAVLALSALVALVVLGVTGWLSVLPILRSLRAPGSAPPAAPPPDRHAGGVPTGVPAGPGADPKEDGR; from the coding sequence TTGTTCGCACTCGTTTTCGACGCGGTGCGGGCGCGGACCGCGCAGGTACTGACAATCTTCGTGCTGACCACGCTGGCCGCCACCGTCGCTGCCGCCGGTCCTTGGTACGCCTACGCATCCGCGACCCGCGCCGCCGAGGCGCAGCTGAGCGCCGCCTCGGCGGCCCAGCGCAACGTCTCGATCCAGACCGAGACCGATACCCAGAATGACGCGGCCGGCGCGCTCCGCCGGTTCGCCGACCTCGCCGCCGGTGAGCTGTCCAGCTCACTGGACCAGCCGGTGCGCGGGATCCAGCTGCGGCTGAGCGTCACCCGGGCCGGCGGAGACGCGAACATGGCGGTCGCCTACCGGGACGACCTCTGTCAGTACGTCCGCCTCGACGGGCCCTGTCCGTCCGCCCCCTTCCAGATCGCGGTCAGCAACACCACCGCCCAGAACCTGGGGCTGGAGATCGGCGACAAACTGACCCTGCTGGGCCGGTTGAGCGCCCCGTTCCAGTTCACGGTCGTCGCCCGTTACTCGATGCGCGATCCCACTGACCCGTATTGGAGCAATCCACTGTTCCGGGCCGAGGTCCGCGGACTGGACCCGGTCTTCACACCGGTCGAGACGTTCGGTTCCGGCGGGTTCTCGCAGCCGACGCTCACCTACGACGTCCAGGTCCCGCCAGACCTGATCCGCGGTGACGGCGGGCAGCGCCTCGGTGTCGCGCTGGCCGATGCCGAGGCCCGGCTGAACCTGGACCGGCTGCGGATGATCACCGGCATCGGCACGGTACTGAAGCGTATCGCCGAGGACCGGGACACCGTGCGCCGCGGCGTTCTGACCGTGGGCCTGCAGACGCTGATCCTCACCTGGTTCGCGATCGGGATCGCCGGACGTTGCACCGGCCGGGACCGGCGTACCGACCTGGCGCTGCTCAAACTGCGCGGCGTGAGCCGGGGCGGCATCCTGCGGCTGGCCTGGGGACAACACCTGGTGCCGCTGCTGCTCGGTGTGCTGGCCGGTGCGCCCGCCGGTCTTCTGCTCGCCGGTGGCCTGGCCGGGTCGGTGCCCCCGGGCGACCGGGGCGCCGCGCTGTTGCTCGTCGGAGCCGCCGTCGCCGCCGTACTGCTCGGCAGCCTGCTCGTGCTGAGCATCGGTGAGGCGCTGGTGCTGCGGCAGCCGGTCGCGGTACTGCTGCAGCGCTCGGCGATGGAACGCGCCGACTGGCGCTCCACCCTGGTCGACCAGGTGCTCGCCGCCGTCGCTGCCGCCGCGGTATACCAGGCCCGGTCCGGCGGGCCGGAGGACGGCCTCAAGGCCGCCGCGCCCGCGCTCGCCGCACTGGCGGTGGCACTGCTGGCCGCGCGGCTACTGGTACGCGTCGCCGACCGGGCCGGTGGCGTGGCCTTGCGTGGCGGGCGGCTCCGGCTCGGCCTCACCACCGTCCTGGTCTCCCGGCAACACGGCGTCGACCGGGTGTTCGCCCTGATCGTGGTGGCGGTCGCCATCTTCGTCACGGCGGCCGGCGGGCTGGCCGCCGACCGTACCGTTCGGGCCGATCGCAGCGCCGCGGAGCTGGGCGCCGCCCGGGTGCTCAAGGTGGAGGCGCCGAACCGTACGGCGCTGCTCGCGGCGGTCCGCCGGGCCGATCCGGGTGGCCTGGAGGCGATGGCGGTGGTCGCCGACACCACGACCATCCCGCCGGTGCTGGCCGTGGACACCACACGGCTCGCCGCGGTTGCCGAGTGGCGCCCCGAGTTCGGGCCGGTCGGTCTGCTCCCGGACGCGACGGCGGCCGGCAGCGTGAAACCGCTGCCGATGGTCACCGGCGACCGGTTGACCCTCCGGACGCGGTACGAGGGCACCGCCCCGGTCACTGTCGAGCTGCTGCTCCAGCACGAGGGCACCGGCCTGCCGGTGCAGGTCGACTTCGGTGTCCTGGACCCGGGCGAGGGTACGGTTTCAGCTCCGGCCCCCGGATGCGCCGCCGCGCCTGGCTGTCGCCTGGTCCGCTGGGGGCTGACCGTGCCGGGCTGGAGAAGCACGTGGAACCCGCTCCCGCCGGACACCGTGGTGACGCTGCAGAGCCTGCGGCAGGACGGCCCTGCGGTGGAGGTCCTGGACCCCGCCGGGTTCGGCGATGTCGGCTGGTGGCGGCCCGCCATCGGGGGCGTCGCCATCGACATCGCCACGACCGAAGACGGCCTGCGGCTGTCCGCCGACCGCAACGAGCTGGCAGTGCCGGTGAGTGGCACCGAGGTCTGGGCGTCCGACACCTCGATGCCTGTACCGGTGGTGCTGGCCGGCGAGGCTCCGGCCGAGTGGCGGCTCACCGATCCGCTGCTGAGCTCGTTCGGCCAGGTCCCGGCGCGGGTCGCCGGCACCGCGCGGGCCCTGCCCGGGCTGGGAACGACCGGGATCCTCGTCGACCTGGACGCCACCCGCCGTGTCGCGGGTGAGAGCGAGCCGCCCGGGCAGTTCCAGGTCTGGCTCTCCGCCGGCGCCCGCGCGGGCCTGGTGGCCGACCTGACCGCGGCCGGGCTTACCGTGATCAGGGACGACAGCGTCGCGGGACGATCCGCCGTCCTCGGCCGCCAGGGACCGGCGGCTGTCGCGCGGTTCGGGTCGCTGGCCGGCTTGGTCGTGCTGCTGCTCGCCGCGGCCACGACAGCCGTCGCCGTCGCCGTCGACCGGCCCATGCTGCGCGGGCACCTCGAGGCGCTACGCCTGCAAGGAATACCCGCCCCGGTCGCGGTCACCACGGGTTGTGCCGGGACGGCCGCCCTCGTACTGGCCGGTCTGTCGGTCGGTGTGTTCGCCGCCTCGATGGCCGGGCCGCTCACCCGGATCGTCGTGCCACCGTTCACCGACGGCTGGGCGGTGCTGCCGCCGCCGGCCACCCTCAGCGGCGCCGTGCTCGCGCTGTCCGCGCTGGTCGCCCTCGTCGTGCTCGGCGTGACCGGGTGGCTGTCGGTGCTGCCGATCCTTCGCAGCCTGCGAGCGCCCGGTTCGGCGCCGCCCGCCGCGCCGCCGCCTGACCGGCATGCCGGCGGCGTGCCGACTGGCGTGCCGGCCGGTCCCGGTGCCGACCCGAAAGAGGACGGTCGATGA